In a genomic window of Pseudorasbora parva isolate DD20220531a chromosome 24, ASM2467924v1, whole genome shotgun sequence:
- the slc22a17 gene encoding solute carrier family 22 member 17 produces MASPLASPTPCPPPPPSLPSSPTPSSPAPSSLPLPPALPPTGEVMILALGRRKQRLLIALSILPNLFLAFLMSSDPLLTLASPFRCRLPGPSPAPQAANASMRAEKGDAGLAQCKQYVFINGTPSGLRDCNAGYDYNVTEGLTNNIVTEWDLVCSRYWLVPVEEVCFILGTLTGCLGLGYTSDRLGRHKSLLVSLTLAVVFGVLVCVSPSPPVFISMRFCLAAASAGVYLTLYVTRLELCDPSLRLLATTISGLTTFAGELLLLAVALGCGSWRGLLGTGAAPLTLFLCYGIPGVFLESPRWLLLSERTGDMNSFSDRSERQRDDDSFTELDTDSSSSPGRPHLSFPELLHSRNIWKNLCVLGFTSFISHGISHCYSSFRGDVRGITPSFYWTYLLSVCAGGGAWLLLWATVDRCGRRGILLLAMTLTGLASLILLGLMDYLSESAMTVFSIMGLFSSQAAASLSILFTAEVMPTVIRGSGVGAIMALGCVGRLSSPLMDLRNHYGYFLHHVVYSSLALLAVLSILLLPESKRKPLPQTLVDGEQYRRPPLVRRRRDNVPLLATPNPET; encoded by the exons ATGGCGTCTCCGCTGGCGTCCCCGACTCCATGCCCTCctccccctccctccctcccgtCCTCCCCGACGCCCTCCTCTCCCGCCCCGTCCTCCCTCCCCCTGCCCCCCGCCCTGCCGCCCACCGGAGAGGTCATGATTCTGGCTCTGGGCCGGAGGAAGCAGAGGCTCCTCATCGCTCTCTCCATACTTCCCAATCTCTTCCTGGCGTTCCTGATGTCCTCGGACCCGCTCCTGACCCTGGCCTCGCCCTTCCGCTGTCGGCTCCCAGGACCCTCGCCCGCTCCTCAGGCCGCCAACGCCTCCATGCGCGCGGAGAAAGGAGACGCAGGTCTGGCTCAGTGCAAGCAGTACGTGTTCATCAACGGCACGCCTTCGGGTCTGAGGGACTGCAATGCTGGGTACGACTACAACGTCACCGAAGGACTGACCAATAACATCGTCACAGAG TGGGATCTGGTGTGTTCGCGGTACTGGCTGGTTCCAGTAGAGGAGGTGTGCTTCATTCTCGGGACTCTTACAGGCTGTCTGGGTTTGGGCTACACGTCTGACCG GCTGGGCAGGCATAAGTCCCTGCTGGTGTCTCTGACCCTGGCGGTGGTTTTTGGGGTGCTGGTGTGTGTCTCGCCCTCTCCGCCGGTCTTCATCTCCATGCGGTTCTGTCTCGCTGCTGCGAGCGCCGGAGTCTACCTCACACTCTACGTCACAC GTCTGGAACTCTGTGACCCTTCCCTGCGGCTGCTGGCGACGACGATCTCCGGACTGACCACGTTTGCGGGCGAGCTCCTGCTGCTGGCCGTGGCCCTCGGCTGTGGCTCCTGGAGGGGCCTGTTGGGGACCGGAGCGGCTCCTCTTACACTGTTCCTGTGCTACGG GATCCCGGGTGTGTTTCTCGAATCGCCGCGCTGGCTTCTGCTTTCCGAGAGGACGGGAGACATGAATTCCTTCAGTGATCGGAGCGAGCGGCAGAGAGATGACGACAGTTTCACAG AGTTGGACACGGACTCGTCCTCATCTCCTGGACGTCCTCATCTGTCCTTCCCAGAGCTGCTGCACAGCAGAAACATCTGGAAAAACCTGTGTGTGCTGGGATTCACATC GTTCATCTCTCATGGCATCAGTCACTGCTACAGCTCCTTCAGAGGGGATGTCAGAGGAATCACCCCCAGTTTCTATTGGACGTACCTGCTGTCTGTATGTGCCGGGGGCGGAGCCTGGCTGTTGCTCTGGGCAACAGTGGACAGGTGTGGTCGTCGTGGAATTCTTCTTCTGGCCATGACCCTGACCGGACTGGCTTCCCTAATCCTGCTCGGACTCATGGACT ATCTGAGCGAGTCAGCCATGACCGTGTTCTCCATAATGGGCCTGTTCTCGTCCCAAGCGGCCGCCTCGCTCTCCATTCTGTTCACCGCTGAAGTCATGCCCACCGTCATCAG AGGAAGTGGGGTGGGAGCCATCATGGCGCTGGGTTGCGTGGGCCGCCTCAGCTCTCCTCTCATGGATCTGCGAAATCACTACGGCTACTTTCTGCACCATGTGGTCTACTCATCTCTGGCCCTGCTAGCGGTTCTCTCCATCCTGCTTCTCCCGGAGAGCAAACGCAAACCCCTTCCACAGACGCTGGTGGATGGAGAACAATACCGACGTCCTCCGCTGGTGCGACGGAGGAGGGATAACGTTCCTCTTCTCGCGACTCCAAATCCAGAGACCTAG